From Mesorhizobium sp. AR02, a single genomic window includes:
- a CDS encoding ABC transporter ATP-binding protein, whose protein sequence is MTKGHAAELEIEPNDGGGRPPHAVVGSHRIKEEMFGRAFDKSIVRRIWTFVRPYRARVVISSAALLIFVGTQLLIPLIIRRAIDHAITPAGVDRSALLRAAGAFALAILVNFGAAYAQETVVGKMADNVLFDIRRAMFAHLQKVSLSFMDKTEVGRLMSRLQGDVSSIHEFVETSVYSVGDIALLFGIVFVMLCLDFRLGFLTLSVLPALLIIRIVWLPRAREAFMAAHETNSVVNGALAEAIHGVRTVQCMDRQQINFMLYDDKAHADLSAHLTAAKYAQVMVPIVDGLTGLAMAIVIVAGGSMIMNGRIDLGVLVAYLFYIQRFFDPIRSLTLQYSVMQRAMASGKRLTDVLDVRIDVQDKPNARVLSPEMDGSVEFRNVTFGYNPGHPVLKNVSFRVMPSETVALVGPTGSGKSSAMALVHRFYDVQQGQVLVGGYDVRDLTQESLGREVAMVLQEPFLFTGTVFENIRYHKTDATWHNVIEAAKAVGAHDFIMSLADGYDTQLGERGGNLSLGQRQLVSFARALVADAKILVLDEATANIDSYTEMLIQKALSKLLKGRTGLIIAHRLATIRSADRIIVLQNGQVFETGNHDQLTALGGLYSKLYNLNYSSFDDIPEKKSDTGVQASSST, encoded by the coding sequence ATGACCAAGGGGCACGCCGCCGAACTTGAAATCGAACCTAATGACGGCGGCGGACGCCCCCCGCACGCGGTGGTCGGCTCCCACCGCATCAAGGAGGAGATGTTCGGCAGGGCTTTCGACAAGAGCATCGTTCGACGCATCTGGACTTTCGTTCGTCCCTACCGTGCTAGGGTAGTCATCTCGAGTGCCGCATTGCTGATCTTCGTCGGCACGCAGCTTCTCATCCCCCTGATCATCCGCCGCGCGATCGATCACGCCATAACTCCGGCAGGCGTTGATCGCTCCGCCCTGCTCAGGGCCGCCGGCGCGTTTGCGCTCGCTATTCTGGTTAATTTCGGCGCCGCCTACGCGCAGGAAACCGTAGTCGGAAAAATGGCTGACAACGTCCTCTTCGATATCCGCCGCGCAATGTTTGCCCATCTGCAGAAAGTTTCGCTCTCCTTCATGGACAAGACCGAGGTGGGACGCCTGATGTCCCGCCTTCAAGGCGACGTTAGCTCGATCCACGAATTCGTCGAGACCTCAGTCTATTCCGTAGGAGACATTGCTCTTCTCTTCGGCATCGTTTTCGTGATGCTGTGCCTCGACTTCCGCCTCGGCTTCCTGACACTCTCGGTCTTGCCGGCCCTGTTGATCATCCGCATCGTCTGGCTGCCGCGTGCCCGCGAAGCCTTCATGGCGGCACACGAAACCAATTCGGTCGTCAATGGCGCGCTGGCGGAAGCCATTCATGGCGTGCGCACCGTCCAGTGCATGGACCGCCAGCAGATAAATTTCATGCTTTATGACGACAAGGCGCATGCCGACCTCAGTGCTCACCTGACCGCTGCCAAGTATGCACAGGTGATGGTGCCGATCGTCGATGGCCTCACCGGGCTCGCCATGGCTATCGTCATCGTGGCCGGCGGCTCCATGATCATGAATGGTCGCATCGACTTGGGCGTTTTGGTCGCCTACCTATTCTATATCCAGCGCTTCTTTGACCCAATTCGCTCCCTTACCCTCCAGTATTCGGTCATGCAGCGCGCCATGGCCTCCGGCAAGCGGCTGACCGATGTGCTGGACGTTAGGATCGATGTTCAGGACAAACCGAATGCCAGAGTGCTTTCGCCGGAAATGGATGGCTCGGTCGAGTTCAGGAACGTCACGTTCGGCTACAATCCCGGCCATCCGGTGCTGAAAAACGTTTCCTTCAGGGTCATGCCCAGCGAGACGGTCGCTTTGGTCGGGCCGACCGGTTCTGGTAAATCGAGCGCGATGGCCCTCGTCCACCGCTTCTATGATGTTCAGCAGGGCCAAGTGCTGGTCGGCGGATACGATGTGCGAGATCTCACCCAGGAATCGCTCGGCCGAGAGGTCGCCATGGTGCTGCAGGAGCCGTTCCTGTTCACCGGGACGGTCTTCGAAAACATTCGCTACCACAAGACGGATGCCACGTGGCACAACGTGATCGAGGCCGCCAAGGCAGTCGGCGCCCATGACTTCATTATGAGCCTTGCAGACGGATACGATACCCAGCTCGGCGAACGCGGCGGCAACCTTTCTCTCGGCCAGCGCCAGCTTGTCAGTTTCGCGCGTGCTCTCGTTGCCGACGCCAAGATTCTCGTTCTTGACGAGGCCACCGCCAATATCGACAGCTACACGGAAATGCTGATCCAGAAGGCTCTTTCAAAATTGCTTAAAGGCCGCACTGGCCTCATCATCGCCCACCGGCTCGCCACGATCCGGAGTGCCGATCGCATCATCGTGCTTCAGAACGGCCAAGTCTTTGAGACCGGAAACCACGACCAACTAACGGCCCTGGGTGGGCTCTATTCCAAGCTATACAATCTCAACTACTCATCCTTCGACGACATTCCCGAAAAGAAATCCGATACGGGGGTACAAGCCTCCTCTTCGACCTAA
- the nifA gene encoding nif-specific transcriptional activator NifA, producing MLDLENNRESEPTAEQTPSCSISVGAKTDESKSATINAVPIVPSQESTLAGIFEISKALTAPSRLEVTLAKVVDLLRSFVPMRHGIISLFDGDGELDITVGAGWSESCDERSRMYLPRKAIDQIVTTDTPLYAENIAVHSAFSAADTDVLGVSDNMPVSFIGVPIRVDANIVGTLTIDRILDNRSRSWLDYNLRLLPAIANLVGQAVKLHRSFACDREQPMAEKERLQRQFRELKHPARERKKVHVKGMIGDSPALHGMLEKVAGVAKAKITVLLRGESGTGKELAAKAIHELSPRAKRPFIKFNCAALTETVLESELFGHEKGAFTSAFNSRKGRFELADKGTLFLDEIGEISPSFQAKLLRVLQEQEFERVGGNQTIKVDVRIIAATNKNLEEAVASNEFREDLYYRISVVDLLVPALRERRSDISLLAAEFLKNFNGENGSMLTFDPSAIEVLINCDFPGNIRELQNCVKRTAVLAAGPSIGRDDFACYQGQCFAAALHKAKSGKLALQPRPIVPVPVVPAIPPAAAGSSAAVAVPPETAGEPPLGPAGAVHLNGARTTDAERVIAAMERCGWVQAKAARLLGLTPRQIGYVLRKYGIEIKRL from the coding sequence ATGCTAGACTTGGAAAATAATCGGGAATCCGAACCGACTGCTGAGCAGACGCCGTCATGCTCCATATCGGTGGGCGCGAAAACGGACGAATCAAAATCCGCGACGATCAACGCGGTCCCCATTGTGCCGTCGCAGGAGAGCACGCTTGCCGGGATCTTCGAAATATCGAAAGCACTCACCGCCCCCTCCCGGCTCGAAGTCACTTTGGCCAAGGTCGTCGATCTTCTGCGATCGTTTGTGCCGATGCGGCACGGCATCATCTCTCTCTTCGACGGTGATGGCGAACTGGACATTACCGTAGGCGCCGGCTGGAGCGAGAGCTGCGATGAGCGCAGCCGGATGTACCTGCCGCGGAAGGCAATCGACCAGATTGTGACGACGGACACGCCCCTCTACGCCGAGAACATAGCGGTGCATTCTGCCTTCAGTGCCGCCGACACGGACGTGCTCGGGGTCTCCGACAACATGCCAGTGTCCTTCATCGGCGTTCCCATTCGCGTCGATGCGAATATCGTGGGCACGCTGACCATCGACCGCATACTGGACAACAGGTCAAGATCTTGGCTCGATTACAACCTCCGTCTGCTACCCGCGATCGCCAACCTGGTTGGACAGGCAGTGAAGTTGCATCGCTCATTCGCCTGCGACCGCGAGCAACCGATGGCGGAGAAGGAGCGGCTGCAAAGGCAATTCCGCGAGCTCAAGCATCCTGCGCGAGAGCGTAAGAAGGTTCACGTCAAGGGGATGATTGGCGACAGTCCGGCGCTACACGGTATGCTCGAGAAGGTCGCCGGGGTGGCCAAGGCGAAGATTACGGTTCTGTTGCGAGGCGAATCCGGTACCGGGAAGGAGCTGGCCGCCAAGGCTATCCACGAGTTGTCGCCGCGCGCCAAGCGGCCCTTCATCAAGTTCAATTGCGCGGCGCTGACCGAGACAGTCCTGGAATCCGAATTGTTCGGTCATGAGAAGGGTGCATTCACAAGCGCGTTCAACTCGCGCAAGGGGCGCTTTGAGCTCGCCGACAAGGGGACGTTGTTCCTGGACGAGATCGGCGAGATCTCGCCCTCGTTCCAAGCAAAGCTCTTGCGCGTGCTGCAGGAGCAGGAGTTTGAGCGCGTCGGCGGCAACCAGACCATTAAAGTCGATGTTCGCATCATTGCCGCCACGAACAAGAACTTGGAAGAGGCAGTTGCCAGCAATGAGTTTCGTGAGGACCTCTATTACCGCATCAGTGTCGTTGACTTGCTGGTGCCGGCGCTACGCGAAAGGCGCAGTGATATTTCGCTCCTCGCAGCCGAGTTTCTCAAGAATTTCAACGGTGAGAACGGCAGTATGCTGACCTTCGATCCCAGTGCGATTGAAGTGCTGATAAACTGTGATTTTCCCGGCAACATTCGCGAGCTCCAAAACTGCGTGAAACGGACAGCGGTGCTGGCCGCGGGACCATCAATCGGGAGAGACGACTTTGCATGCTACCAGGGCCAATGCTTCGCTGCGGCGCTGCATAAGGCCAAATCTGGCAAACTCGCGCTGCAACCCCGGCCGATCGTGCCGGTGCCAGTGGTTCCGGCCATACCGCCGGCTGCTGCCGGGAGTTCTGCCGCCGTCGCAGTCCCGCCTGAGACCGCAGGGGAGCCGCCGCTGGGCCCTGCCGGCGCAGTGCACTTAAATGGTGCGAGAACGACCGATGCCGAACGTGTCATCGCAGCGATGGAAAGATGTGGCTGGGTCCAGGCGAAGGCGGCACGCCTGCTTGGACTGACGCCGCGCCAGATTGGTTACGTGCTGAGGAAATACGGCATCGAGATCAAGCGTCTGTGA
- a CDS encoding LysR family transcriptional regulator, which produces MRFKGLDLNLLVVLDALLAERGLTAAARRINLSQPAMSAAVARLRDYFGDELFTTSGRERFLTPRATALAPAVRDALLHIHCSIISSDPFNPAQSDRRFRIIISDFATLVFLEKVVERVAREAPAVSFELLPLDDNPDELLQRGDVDFLILPDFFMSSPHPSVALFDETLVCVGCPTNKQLPRQLTFERYMSMRHVSVRFGRMLKPAFEEWFLLEHGIKRRVEVVVHGFSMIPPMVSGTARIATMPLRLVRHFKKTFPLRIVELPLPLPAFTEAVQWPAHHRSDPASIWMREIMMQEASRMAAPL; this is translated from the coding sequence ATGCGTTTCAAAGGGCTTGACCTAAATCTCCTCGTTGTGCTCGACGCGCTGCTGGCGGAGCGCGGCCTCACGGCGGCGGCCCGCCGCATCAACCTCAGCCAGCCGGCCATGAGTGCGGCCGTCGCCCGGCTGCGCGATTATTTCGGCGATGAACTGTTTACGACAAGCGGCCGCGAACGTTTTCTGACCCCGCGTGCGACAGCTCTTGCCCCCGCCGTCCGCGACGCTCTCCTGCACATCCATTGCTCGATTATCTCCTCGGATCCGTTTAACCCAGCTCAATCCGATCGCCGCTTCAGGATCATTATTTCCGATTTCGCCACGCTCGTGTTTTTAGAAAAAGTCGTGGAGCGTGTTGCACGCGAAGCCCCCGCCGTCAGCTTCGAATTGCTACCTCTCGACGACAACCCCGACGAGCTTCTCCAGCGCGGTGACGTGGACTTTCTAATTCTTCCGGATTTCTTCATGTCGAGCCCCCATCCAAGCGTGGCGCTGTTCGATGAGACACTCGTATGCGTAGGCTGTCCCACCAACAAGCAGTTGCCACGGCAGCTTACATTCGAGAGATACATGTCGATGAGGCACGTCTCGGTCAGGTTCGGGCGTATGCTGAAGCCGGCTTTTGAGGAATGGTTTTTGCTTGAGCATGGTATTAAAAGACGTGTCGAGGTCGTCGTGCATGGCTTCAGCATGATCCCGCCGATGGTGTCCGGCACGGCCCGTATCGCGACCATGCCCTTGCGGCTGGTCAGGCATTTCAAAAAAACGTTCCCCTTGCGGATCGTCGAACTTCCGCTGCCGCTTCCCGCGTTCACCGAAGCCGTCCAATGGCCGGCTCACCACAGGAGCGATCCGGCAAGCATCTGGATGCGGGAGATCATGATGCAGGAGGCATCTCGGATGGCTGCTCCGCTGTGA
- a CDS encoding LysR family transcriptional regulator encodes MRFKGLDLNLLVVLDALLGERNLSAAARRINLSQPAMSAAVARLRDYFGDELFTTSGRERFLTPRAAALAPAVRDALLQIQCSIISSDTFHPAQSDRRFRIILSDFATLVFFEKVVERVAREAPGVSFELLPVDDGPDELLQRGDVDFLILPDLFTSSAHSSVALFEERLVCVGCRTNKQLPRQLTFERYMSMRHVSVRFGRLMKPSIEEWFLLEHGLKRRVEVAVQGFSMVPPMLSGTARIATIPSRLVRHFEKSFPLQIVELPLPLPAFTETLCWPSLHNSDPASIWMREIMMQEASRMAPPL; translated from the coding sequence ATGCGTTTCAAAGGGCTTGACCTAAATCTCCTCGTTGTGCTCGACGCGCTGCTGGGGGAGCGCAATCTCTCGGCGGCGGCCCGCCGCATCAACCTCAGCCAGCCGGCCATGAGTGCGGCCGTCGCCCGGCTGCGCGATTATTTCGGCGATGAACTGTTTACGACGAGCGGCCGCGAACGTTTTCTGACCCCGCGTGCGGCAGCACTTGCCCCCGCGGTTCGCGACGCTCTCCTGCAGATCCAGTGCTCGATTATTTCCTCGGATACGTTTCACCCAGCTCAATCCGACCGCCGTTTCAGGATCATTCTTTCCGATTTCGCCACGCTCGTGTTTTTTGAGAAAGTCGTTGAGCGTGTTGCGCGCGAAGCCCCCGGCGTCAGCTTCGAATTGCTGCCTGTCGACGACGGCCCCGATGAGCTTCTCCAGCGCGGTGACGTCGATTTTCTAATTCTTCCGGATTTGTTCACGTCGAGCGCGCACTCAAGCGTGGCACTGTTTGAGGAGAGACTCGTGTGCGTAGGCTGTCGCACCAACAAGCAGTTGCCACGGCAGCTTACGTTCGAGAGATACATGTCGATGAGGCACGTCTCGGTCAGGTTCGGGCGTCTAATGAAGCCCTCCATCGAGGAATGGTTCTTGCTTGAACATGGCCTCAAGAGACGTGTCGAGGTCGCCGTGCAGGGCTTCAGCATGGTCCCGCCGATGCTGTCCGGCACGGCCCGTATCGCGACCATCCCCTCCCGGCTGGTCAGGCATTTCGAAAAATCGTTCCCCCTGCAGATCGTCGAACTTCCGCTGCCGCTTCCCGCATTCACCGAGACCCTCTGTTGGCCGTCACTCCACAACAGCGATCCGGCAAGCATCTGGATGCGGGAGATCATGATGCAGGAGGCATCTCGGATGGCTCCTCCGCTGTGA
- a CDS encoding TIM barrel protein, protein MRQVSPRFAVNHMAAPPLDVSAFFALARDQGLTDVQIRDLHFSNPVACAIPAADVRSAATEAGVTIISVNALQRFNDWTPTRQSAAIKLADYAAACGAKTVVLEPVNDGSWACNGERHDSLRVALNALKPILQPRGLIGLIEPLGFRTCSLRSKKQAAEAIAAVDGQSVFRLVHDTFHHTLAGETFLFSELTGLVHISGVNDPTFWIYPDRFLGGSDNGSQIQALLDGGYEGPFSFELIEVVRTLDDLAGALAASIDFIQRRLLTPD, encoded by the coding sequence ATGCGCCAGGTATCTCCCCGCTTTGCGGTCAACCACATGGCAGCGCCCCCTCTTGACGTCAGTGCATTTTTCGCGCTTGCGCGTGACCAGGGCCTAACCGATGTTCAAATCCGTGACCTTCATTTCAGCAATCCTGTTGCATGCGCCATTCCTGCTGCGGACGTCCGGTCTGCCGCCACCGAAGCTGGCGTAACCATAATCTCGGTCAACGCCTTGCAGCGCTTCAACGACTGGACTCCCACGCGTCAGTCGGCGGCGATCAAGCTCGCCGACTATGCGGCGGCGTGCGGGGCCAAGACGGTCGTGCTGGAACCGGTCAACGACGGCTCGTGGGCGTGCAATGGCGAGCGCCATGACAGTCTGCGCGTCGCTCTAAACGCGCTCAAGCCGATCCTCCAGCCGCGCGGTCTGATAGGTCTCATCGAGCCGCTGGGCTTTCGCACCTGCTCGCTTCGATCAAAGAAGCAAGCGGCCGAGGCCATTGCCGCGGTTGACGGCCAGTCAGTGTTCCGCCTCGTGCACGACACGTTCCACCACACCCTGGCCGGGGAGACGTTCTTGTTCTCCGAGCTTACCGGCCTGGTGCACATTTCAGGTGTGAATGACCCGACGTTCTGGATTTACCCGGATCGCTTCCTTGGAGGTTCCGACAATGGCAGCCAGATCCAGGCGCTGCTTGATGGCGGCTATGAGGGACCCTTCTCGTTCGAGCTGATCGAGGTGGTCCGCACGCTGGACGATCTTGCAGGCGCACTTGCTGCCAGCATTGACTTCATTCAGCGCCGGCTATTGACGCCAGATTAA
- a CDS encoding LacI family DNA-binding transcriptional regulator → MAKRPTIVDLAREAGVSVATVDRVLNARLPVREETARRVHEAAHAIGYHAAGLITHRFKRHLPRYRLGFILRKPAQHFYQEFAREVEASVSLSQSFHGIPLIEFAPSHLPGDLIPLLKSLGNRCDAIAMVAPDHPKITAAVEELKAKGIPVFSLLSDFACGVREGYIGLNNRKVGRTAAWMFSKAAKRPGKVAVFVGSHRFQGHELREVAFRSYFRENAPTFEVLDTLVNLEERQITYEAMLDLIQREPELVGFYMAGGGMEGAISALREEGKGVDLVAIVNEITPETRAALADEIVTMAVATPLRRLCQELMLLIDRGIKTGTAEMPGQTFLPFDIYVPENI, encoded by the coding sequence ATGGCCAAACGTCCCACAATTGTCGATCTTGCCCGCGAAGCCGGGGTCAGTGTTGCAACGGTCGATCGGGTTCTGAACGCCCGCCTTCCTGTGCGCGAGGAGACTGCGCGGCGCGTCCACGAAGCAGCCCACGCGATCGGCTATCATGCTGCCGGTCTCATCACGCACCGCTTCAAGCGGCACCTGCCGCGCTACCGGCTGGGCTTCATCTTGAGAAAACCGGCCCAGCATTTCTACCAAGAGTTCGCGCGCGAGGTCGAGGCCTCGGTAAGTTTGTCCCAATCCTTCCACGGCATTCCGCTCATCGAATTTGCTCCGTCACATTTGCCCGGGGATCTGATCCCGCTCCTTAAGAGCCTTGGGAACCGCTGCGACGCGATCGCCATGGTGGCGCCGGACCACCCGAAGATCACGGCAGCGGTCGAGGAGCTCAAGGCGAAAGGCATCCCGGTGTTCTCGCTGCTTTCTGACTTCGCCTGCGGGGTGCGCGAGGGTTACATCGGTCTTAATAATCGCAAAGTCGGGCGGACGGCCGCTTGGATGTTTTCCAAGGCCGCCAAACGGCCTGGGAAGGTGGCCGTGTTTGTTGGCAGCCACCGTTTCCAGGGGCATGAGCTCCGGGAGGTCGCCTTTCGTTCCTATTTCCGTGAGAACGCACCTACCTTCGAAGTGCTCGATACGCTCGTGAACCTGGAAGAGCGGCAGATCACTTACGAAGCCATGCTGGATCTCATTCAGCGGGAACCTGAGCTCGTGGGCTTCTATATGGCCGGCGGGGGCATGGAGGGCGCTATCTCCGCGCTGCGCGAAGAGGGCAAAGGTGTGGATCTTGTCGCGATCGTGAATGAAATCACGCCCGAGACGCGGGCAGCGCTCGCAGATGAAATCGTCACCATGGCCGTCGCCACTCCACTGCGTCGGCTTTGCCAGGAGCTGATGTTACTCATAGACCGAGGCATCAAGACCGGCACCGCGGAAATGCCGGGCCAGACATTTCTGCCGTTCGACATCTATGTCCCGGAAAACATCTGA